A window from Motilibacter aurantiacus encodes these proteins:
- a CDS encoding SLAC1 family transporter: MPLRQRPRTLPATAAATTSAVTPNLFGSAFGMAGLALAWEAATPGLGLPRWPTDLLWLLAAGVYAGTLVAYVVDVVRRRRLRADLDSPVLGPFTSLAAIPAIMLGGALADHAETAGTAIALAAIAVTVGLGGWLTGGWILRPAELAQWHPGYFLPTVAGGLVASAVCAQLGMEPLGRLLLGYGVVCWLVLGSILLLRLFTQPALPSALLPTMAIEVAPPFVASNAWFALNGARSDAVALGLAGYGVLMALVQVRLVAAYRTAPFGPAFWSFSFSYAAVATTALTWLSLEAPSGQRLWQWLVLGVLTLGYVALATRTAVALRGGTYLPRVPAVPAPRSTAGAGRA, encoded by the coding sequence ATGCCCCTACGCCAACGTCCCCGGACGCTCCCGGCCACCGCGGCCGCGACGACGTCGGCCGTCACGCCCAACCTCTTCGGCTCCGCGTTCGGCATGGCGGGGCTCGCGCTGGCGTGGGAGGCGGCGACCCCCGGGCTCGGCCTGCCCCGGTGGCCCACGGACCTGCTCTGGCTTCTGGCTGCCGGGGTGTACGCCGGCACGCTCGTCGCCTACGTCGTCGACGTCGTGCGGCGGCGTCGGCTCCGGGCCGACCTGGACTCCCCGGTCCTGGGGCCGTTCACCTCGCTGGCGGCCATCCCGGCGATCATGCTCGGCGGCGCGCTCGCCGACCACGCGGAGACCGCTGGGACGGCGATCGCGCTCGCGGCGATCGCCGTCACCGTCGGCCTCGGCGGCTGGCTGACCGGCGGCTGGATCCTGCGCCCCGCCGAGCTGGCGCAGTGGCACCCGGGCTACTTCCTGCCGACCGTCGCGGGCGGCCTCGTCGCCTCGGCGGTCTGCGCCCAGCTGGGCATGGAGCCGCTCGGCCGGCTGCTCCTCGGCTACGGCGTCGTCTGCTGGCTGGTCCTCGGCTCGATCCTGCTGCTGCGGCTGTTCACCCAGCCGGCGCTCCCGTCGGCCCTGCTGCCGACGATGGCGATCGAGGTCGCCCCGCCCTTCGTGGCGAGCAACGCATGGTTCGCGCTGAACGGGGCCCGGTCGGACGCGGTCGCGCTCGGGCTCGCGGGCTACGGCGTGCTGATGGCGTTGGTGCAGGTGCGGCTGGTCGCCGCGTACCGGACCGCGCCGTTCGGACCCGCCTTCTGGTCGTTCAGCTTCTCCTACGCCGCGGTCGCGACGACCGCCCTCACCTGGCTCTCCCTCGAGGCCCCGAGCGGCCAGCGGCTGTGGCAATGGCTGGTGCTGGGCGTCTTGACGCTCGGGTACGTCGCGCTCGCCACGCGCACCGCGGTCGCGCTGCGCGGGGGAACGTACCTGCCGCGCGTGCCCGCGGTGCCCGCCCCGCGCTCGACCGCCGGGGCGGGCCGCGCATGA